The DNA region TGGTTCCGCTTCATGGCCACGGCTCCGGCCCGGGCTACGGCGTCCAGGAGGCGCCACTTACGGGGGAGGTCCTTCTTGTGGCCCCACGGGTAGAGCAAGAAGCGGCCGTAGGAGTGGAGGGTTAGGTAGAAGGAGGTTATGTTGCCTTTGGAGAGGAGGAGATTTCGGAGGGCTTGGGTTTCCGGTTCGGAGAAGGGTTTCGGACCGGCGAAGGTTTGGGAGCATTCCTGGCGGGAGGCGCCCTTTTCGCCCCAGTGGAAGCTGAAGTTACGGTTGGCGTCGGTTCCGACGCAGCGTTTTGCGGGGCGACGCGTTTTGCGCCAGAATTTGTTTGAGTTAAGGGAGAACTCGTAGCCGTCGGGGTTGACCAGTGGGAGGATGATCCAGGTGATGTTTGCGAGTAGTTCTCCGTGTCGGTTGGAGTTCTGAACCAGTTGACTCATGAGGTACAGGGCGGTGGCTGGGGCGATCCACTCCCGGCCGTGGATTCCGGCGTCGATGATCATTGTTTTGGAGGGCTTCCCGGAAGAGATTGTGACCGTTCGCATGGGTCGTCTCTCGTACGAGTGACCGATGGTAGTCACCGTGACTAAATCTGGATATTTCTTGCCCAAATAATCAATGAACCTGTTGATATCCGCATGGTTCAAATATCGGCTGGTGAAATCTAGCGTTCCAGGTTTTGAGCTATAAGCAGCGTTTCGTTCAGATCGtgtgttgctgctgttgttgttgctattACCGCAGGTTGTAATGTTAGAGTTGCGAACGGTTGGTTTTATTCCACGTTGCTTTAGATCTGATTTGAATCGAGCATCCTCACCTGCCGGTACGAGCACGTGCGCTTCCTCGCCTAGTGTGTAATCAGATTATGTGAGAGAAAAATAGTTAAACTTACTAAATaggaattaaaaattatataaactgcATATCACTGATAAACTTTCATTTGTGTTCACTTgagttttttcatttaaatgataattctcTTTCCTCTACcttcttcatattttttttaattttagagtcgcatatttatttttggaaagcaaaaaaaaaaaaatgtttaaaaattaaagagaataaacaaattttaaactttagtCGGGTTGAAAGTGACCAATAAAACCATCTTCAACATAATTAGCATTTCCCGTTATTCAGACTTAGTCATCGCGAGGTCACGCATCTCACCGGTCCAACTCGTGAGCACCCAAAAGTCCATCGCCTCGTTCGTCTTCTCCAGCATCCGCAGATAACCGACCTGCTCGTCGGAACTCGGCGTGACACTGTACAGCACTGCCCTGGAACGAAACACTGAGTTATCACTGTCACTGTAAAAACGTCGGCCCGGATTTTTCAAGGTGTAAACCATTAAAAACAGCTGATAGCACATGCATACATGGCATGTATGCCAGAATTTCTAGCGGATATCGCTGCTAGTCGCGAGTCTATACCTCGTGCAAGCACTGGAGATCGTTCCGAGGCTGATAACGTGCAGCACTATTAGCAATAAATGCGGAATCATTTTGTAACCGTTGTCGCGGGCGGTCAATTTCAGACTAGGCCGATCGCGCACGCGGATGAGCTTCGAAACCTGTCCAAATTGTGAGGAGGGCTGAGCTGGAAACTATATGCGATGTGACGATCGAGTTTATGCAGATTCGTTCACGGCGTAAATATTTGAGCGGCGACCGGTGACACATTCGTTGCCGTTGTGCTGTCTtgtcacatttcaaaataaggtTTCATGGTTCTTTCTCTTCTTAATTTTTATGAagcttttttactaaaaatactCTGTGGTCTACGCTCTtctaaatgttagtcttgaatttgaaatttcaacaatatttttcaaaaagataagaaaatcacaaatgtTCCACATTGGGCTTTTTGGGTGagtcttaaaaaatttcaatgttccTGTGTCTCTTTATTTCATCTGCTGCATCTAAACAAtcagttgtcaaatcttcaatgtttcttagacttctttataagaaattttctgaagtttaaaaataatacaatttcATGAATGGACACTCAGGGACACTATTTAAataaccaaatattttttttaattataaatcaaactttgagtcaaaaacaatctaaattcctgtaaagtactttgcgattgtaaatatttttgtaaaaaaacatattttcgaaaatattgtaGCTCGTCGGCAAAATGTTTGTCCGTACCTTTTTATAAGACGTGAcgaaatttttcacttttttcgaaatatgtCTCGTATGATATCAAAACCAAACCCAAACTTAAATATTATTACAGATTCGAAATGAGAATTAGCGAAATTTCGACACTTTTTGGCTTCTTACAAATTAACAAGTCATGTTATTATTAACATTTCTAATTGTAATGCAGCTGCGATTGATGATTGGACCTATATAACAacgaataaattattaaaatgttcGATCTATTAGCCATTGTGTCATTGATTTCTATACGGATTTTGGGATTTTTCTTATATAaaattaaggccgatgcaaatatttaaaaaagtttttgtccctcggccctggccgaggtcaagggggggggcaaaaaaataaaaatatataaaaatttaaataacaagccatagtcttcacatttaaatgaaaaaagtgttttaaaatgcattttacactagttcagttgttttgcaatcattagttttcaaaaaatctaagatctgacaaaaacaaaaattttatcgaaaaaaaagattttgcatcgaaaaatttaaaaaaatcttaagattttttaataaacccaaacatgctaaaatgattttaaacgcaggagaatgtattttaatttgatttcagctggttgcacttgaattttcattgaaattttgaactttattgtaaaaattttttttttgccccctgatttttcgggccaattttgaaggggggggtgacaaaaacttttgaaaatatttgtaccagcctaatttaaaaatagaaaaaaaagtttttcgtgtGCTCATTTTTCTAAAAGCACATACTGGACTTGTAAGGatataaaacataattttggttgttttttaatAACCTCGTTATTTTTAAATAGAAGTTTCCTTTCGACTGTTACAAATTGTATCgatagagcaaaaaaaaattctaattgccagcatgttttttttataattttgaaactaaaagtATTGCAAAATGCTAGAAACATTATTATAGTTATGCTACTATTGATAATTTGCAGGCTATCAATAAATATTCGGACATATTTTTTCACGACACTTTTATTTCTTCTACCGtcccaacaatatttttttaaagattacaaGGCTGCAACAATGCAtaattccacgtcaaaccagcaggatcCAGATAAAAAATACTTATGATTAGGCAAAACGAGAAAAGCcgaaaacggatttttttttactaaaactgtgatTGCTTGATAATTTGAGCAAaactttgaaacaaatttgcaacagccttattttcagtagaacaagttTCTTAGTGAAATGGAAATTTGTTCGAATCATGCTGCATAATTGGTTTTggtaataattgttttttttatgaaagaatcaatttctaatgaattttgatcaaacttagaacttattttttttgcttaactttaaatttataaacattttatgGAAAGTTTTATAAACTTTGTTAATGAAACCTTATAAATTACATTACTAAGGGTTAATTTGATGTTATCATTTCAATTTGCAAACTTATTGGCAGAAATTGGTAAGAGACACAGTGACTTTCAAAGTCATCTCGGTTttttaaatgacttttttttatgtaactttttttgaaaaaataaaaaaataaaattaattggaTATTGCGGGCCTATcaccagtacatgttttaaaaatttaaatctttaaacAAGTCTTACCATTGcaatattcattgaaaaaaaatgaactacGATCAATTTCACCCTGGTTTACGATACCACAAGTTGCGCAATTAAATAACGAATAtatattcgcaaaaaaaatgtttgcagttTACGAGATTGGATACCTTTTTTATTtgggaacatatttttttttaattataataatcTATGAAGCAATttaacaataaatatttttggaaattatttgAGTGTTTGCTTTAACATTATACTAGCTTTTTTCGGTGAAAAGTTCAAATTAAATATTCTTCTGTGCTTATCATTTTTAAGGATTCCTGTCTTTAAAAAATCACCTAATATTGTTTCTGTTTTTAGCTTGCAAAGTtccaattatccgaagtgaaataaggccaaggccttcggataaccgagtctgaagtgtacaaaaatgttatgaaaatatttgtaatgaataaggacaaagaacaaaaattaccatgTGCTCAGTATTCCAAAAACTATTGAAATTCATGGCAAAAGGTTAATGATTTCGGGTTTATTTGaactatacagtccagactcgattatccgaagttattatccgaagttcgattatccaaaggtttgtatgggacttcggataatcaactcacgcaagttttttttcgttaaatttttatttcttgttttatacatcaaattcgagttctgcgaccccattttagtcaaatttgaatagttgattgcctattaaatattaaaatgcatttcttcaatatttcgttaccgccatattggccaccatcttggatctaacaattttaaatcacttaAGTGTAGTTTAGGGgttatacttaagctcgacaatcaaaaattagacaacgaaaaaaaaaaatttcagaggccttcggataatcgagtctggaccgtatttaaaaaaaaataataaaatttaccattctattaaaaatttcaaaagtcaaTCAAATACAGCAGGTTCTCGATTTTCCATAAACCCGATAGATTTTTTACTGACTtctgcaaaaataaataaataaataaataaatattgaaataacaagccatagtttaaacatttgcatggaaacaatgttctaaaatgcattttacactagttcagctgttttgcaatcattagttttcaaaaaaaaaataaaagatttgacgaaaacaaaaattttagcaaaaaaataaatatattgcgatactaaacatcgacaattcccaaaaattcaaaagattttgaaatcaactcaagcatgctaaaaatgattctaaacgcaggagactgcattttaaattgatttcagctgatttcacttcaaatttcattaaaattttgaagtcttttgaaaaaaatatttttgccctcagatttttcgggccaactttgaagggggggagacaaaaactttaaataaaatttgtaccagccttaacccTTAGAAATGCAATGCGCTTTAGTGGCACGACAGCACACGATCCCAACAAATCACCGACTTGTACTGAAACCGGCACCCGATACGTATGGACATGTGAATGGCAGCGTGATCGTGCCATGAAACAGCAATCACGTCGTGAGTGACTCTCCATAtcgagagtgtgtgtgtgtttgttgtttCATAACTCTGCCGGGTTGTGACAAAGAACTTGCGTGCGGACTCGCAAACCCTCCCATCATACTGATAACGCCGGCGGAAccgtaaactatttttgttttgttgtaaatatttttaagctcTGATGGATCAAACACCGGCGGAATAAATTAGA from Culex quinquefasciatus strain JHB chromosome 3, VPISU_Cqui_1.0_pri_paternal, whole genome shotgun sequence includes:
- the LOC6043136 gene encoding carboxypeptidase B; this encodes MIPHLLLIVLHVISLGTISSACTRAVLYSVTPSSDEQVGYLRMLEKTNEAMDFWVLTSWTGEEAHVLVPAGEDARFKSDLKQRGIKPTVRNSNITTCGNSNNNSSNTRSERNAAYSSKPGTLDFTSRYLNHADINRFIDYLGKKYPDLVTVTTIGHSYERRPMRTVTISSGKPSKTMIIDAGIHGREWIAPATALYLMSQLVQNSNRHGELLANITWIILPLVNPDGYEFSLNSNKFWRKTRRPAKRCVGTDANRNFSFHWGEKGASRQECSQTFAGPKPFSEPETQALRNLLLSKGNITSFYLTLHSYGRFLLYPWGHKKDLPRKWRLLDAVARAGAVAMKRNHNVSYRVGGAAKLLYEASGGSDDYALAVARIPVSITMELPAGGSGESGFHPPESQISRLVEEAFTGIRAMALKMVQMDV